The Kitasatospora setae KM-6054 genome contains a region encoding:
- a CDS encoding DUF6879 family protein, whose translation MPQSEPDFFELLKEARHSAVHLEMRDAYGVGDESEDFDRWVTSGKRDSDPTSPYWAPWVSVISETVARGVKVRRARIVSEPVTDYIRWEHAGTVVNIAAGEEIRWLPRRLASGIALPGNDFWLFDEKIVLFNHFTGNGDWAGQELSAVPDVAQLCASAFTAVWDSGIPHDEYKV comes from the coding sequence ATGCCGCAGAGCGAGCCGGACTTCTTTGAGCTTCTGAAAGAGGCCAGGCACTCCGCAGTTCATCTAGAAATGCGTGATGCATACGGCGTCGGCGACGAGTCCGAGGACTTCGACCGCTGGGTGACCTCCGGAAAGCGGGATTCTGATCCCACGTCGCCGTACTGGGCTCCCTGGGTATCCGTCATTTCTGAGACGGTAGCCCGGGGCGTCAAGGTTCGCCGCGCTCGCATTGTTTCGGAGCCGGTTACGGATTACATCCGGTGGGAGCACGCCGGCACGGTCGTGAACATTGCGGCGGGCGAGGAGATTCGATGGCTTCCCCGTCGGCTGGCGTCCGGGATCGCGCTCCCCGGAAACGACTTCTGGCTCTTTGACGAGAAAATCGTTCTGTTCAACCACTTCACTGGAAACGGTGATTGGGCGGGACAGGAGCTGAGCGCTGTCCCGGACGTTGCCCAGCTGTGCGCGTCTGCATTTACGGCGGTATGGGATTCGGGAATCCCGCACGACGAGTACAAAGTCTGA
- a CDS encoding helix-turn-helix domain-containing protein, whose protein sequence is MPSSPSSSAQDAREAVAARLRELLLDAGLTGRELAIRCGWHPSKSSRIMNGKTPPSDADIRSWCEACGAAGQADDLIAANRTADSMYVQWKKLQRNGMRRAQEEVVPLWERTRQFRVYASNVVPGMLQTPGYATALMASITEFQGTPDDVAEAVEARMARAHVIREGNHRFALLMEETVLRYRIGDSEAMAAQLGYLLAVMALPRVSLGIIPFTAPRRIWPLEAFYIFDDQHVAVELLTAGVNVKTPSEIAEYGRAFERLAELAVHGSQARALITSAIEALG, encoded by the coding sequence ATGCCTTCATCTCCATCATCTAGTGCTCAAGACGCCCGCGAAGCCGTGGCGGCCCGACTGCGGGAACTGCTCCTAGATGCGGGGTTGACGGGGCGGGAGCTGGCTATCCGCTGTGGGTGGCATCCCTCGAAGTCCTCTCGGATTATGAACGGGAAGACCCCACCCTCCGATGCTGACATACGTTCCTGGTGTGAAGCGTGCGGAGCTGCCGGGCAGGCGGATGACCTCATTGCGGCAAATCGCACTGCGGACTCTATGTACGTTCAGTGGAAAAAGTTGCAGCGCAATGGAATGCGCCGCGCGCAAGAAGAGGTCGTTCCCCTTTGGGAGCGCACGCGCCAATTTCGCGTTTACGCTTCCAATGTTGTGCCGGGAATGCTTCAAACGCCGGGATACGCCACTGCCCTGATGGCCTCCATCACTGAATTTCAGGGCACGCCGGATGATGTGGCGGAGGCCGTAGAGGCCCGCATGGCTAGGGCTCATGTGATCCGCGAAGGAAATCACCGATTCGCATTGTTGATGGAAGAAACTGTTCTGCGCTATCGAATTGGTGATTCCGAGGCTATGGCGGCCCAGCTGGGATATCTCCTCGCAGTGATGGCGCTTCCTCGGGTCAGTCTCGGGATTATTCCGTTTACGGCACCGCGCCGAATTTGGCCGCTGGAAGCGTTCTACATTTTCGATGATCAGCACGTCGCCGTGGAACTGCTCACGGCAGGAGTCAATGTCAAGACTCCCAGCGAGATTGCAGAGTACGGGCGCGCGTTCGAGAGGCTGGCAGAGCTGGCAGTCCACGGGTCCCAGGCAAGGGCGTTGATCACGTCGGCGATTGAGGCACTGGGGTGA
- a CDS encoding methyltransferase domain-containing protein — protein MTGETLKEAGPQGLASALVASGALSSDWLPSFKAVPRELFVPDRIWPGIADGTKQNPVVYRSQDPEAWRRAVYSDIPLTTQWDDGEHEGDGLGTTPSSSNSMPTMVFSMLRDLDVRPGDTVLEVGTGTGWNAGLLAHRQGDANVVTVEYDPNVSRGARSNLDRAGLEPTVIEGDGRSGWAKGAPYSRIIATCSLLEIPAAWLEQTAPGGIIVAPFGTEYGGEQIVRLTVNDDGTSAHGTFTRSSAFMRLRQQRTDRPPFEDYLRGREWPADAARSTTTLAPPDTGGWFEQFVIGAAVPGTFWRAERYDNGAYTLWLYSRDTRSWASADYERDRTEYEVYQSGPRNLWDEVEAAWRWWDDQGRPDFDRFGLTVTPNGHTVWLDHSENPVPVRG, from the coding sequence GTGACCGGCGAGACGCTCAAGGAGGCGGGTCCCCAGGGGCTCGCCTCCGCGCTGGTGGCCAGCGGCGCGCTTTCCTCGGACTGGCTCCCGTCCTTCAAGGCCGTGCCCCGTGAGCTGTTCGTCCCGGATCGCATCTGGCCGGGCATCGCGGACGGCACGAAACAGAACCCCGTCGTGTACCGGTCGCAGGATCCCGAGGCGTGGCGAAGGGCGGTCTACTCGGACATCCCGCTGACCACGCAGTGGGACGACGGAGAACACGAGGGCGACGGGCTGGGCACGACCCCGAGTTCATCCAACTCCATGCCCACGATGGTGTTTTCGATGCTCCGAGACCTCGACGTACGCCCCGGTGACACGGTGCTGGAGGTCGGGACCGGGACGGGCTGGAACGCCGGCCTGCTGGCTCACCGCCAGGGCGACGCCAACGTGGTGACTGTCGAGTACGACCCGAACGTTTCCCGTGGCGCTCGGTCGAACCTGGACCGGGCCGGACTTGAGCCAACCGTGATCGAGGGAGACGGGCGGTCGGGGTGGGCCAAGGGCGCTCCCTACAGCCGGATCATCGCCACGTGCTCCCTGCTGGAGATCCCTGCGGCTTGGCTGGAGCAGACGGCCCCCGGCGGGATCATCGTTGCCCCGTTCGGCACCGAGTACGGCGGAGAGCAGATCGTCCGGCTGACCGTGAACGACGACGGGACCAGCGCGCACGGCACGTTCACCCGAAGCTCGGCGTTCATGCGGCTGCGCCAGCAGCGCACCGACCGGCCGCCCTTCGAGGACTACCTACGTGGCCGGGAATGGCCTGCCGACGCCGCGAGAAGCACCACCACGCTGGCCCCTCCGGACACAGGTGGGTGGTTCGAGCAGTTCGTCATCGGGGCGGCCGTGCCCGGGACGTTCTGGCGGGCGGAGCGCTACGACAACGGCGCGTACACGCTGTGGCTCTACAGCCGGGACACCCGGTCGTGGGCCTCCGCCGACTACGAGCGGGACCGCACGGAGTACGAGGTGTACCAGTCCGGCCCCCGCAACCTCTGGGACGAGGTGGAGGCCGCCTGGCGCTGGTGGGACGACCAAGGCCGTCCCGACTTCGACCGCTTCGGACTCACCGTGACCCCGAACGGCCACACGGTGTGGCTGGACCATTCGGAGAACCCGGTTCCCGTCCGAGGCTGA
- the ltrA gene encoding group II intron reverse transcriptase/maturase yields the protein MLDTGVGPSMNGTEGDAEFWHSIDWRQEEESVKRLRQRIYRAARAGNLKQVRNLQKLMLRSRANTLTSVRRVTQQSTGKKTAGIDGVTALDPEKRGRLARQVIAVAEIPATPVKRVHIPKANGRTRPLGIPVIRDRVHQARVKNALEPEWEARFEGRSYGFRPGRNCQDAIESIFKVIAKKDCRRPWVLDADLSAAFDRISHQHLMDSLGLFPGREQVRGWLRAGVMEQGTFAHTVEGTPQGGVISPLLLNVALHGMGDAIGANLPTGGKHMASPALVRYADDFVVLCGTKEEAEDRRGELAEWLAPRGLSFNEEKTRVVHLDEGFDFLGFNVRKYNDKAIIKPSKDAVQRARKRIKETIRRHRGQPAENLVDKLNPYVRGWSTYYRHVISKETFGNLDTYTYWALRRWALYCHPNKTGRWIRERYWGQHRKGRNDRWVFGNSDRHLTKFSWTPIVRHIAVKGDSSRDDPALEDYWRNRARKRMPSVESKRILAMADRQKGLCPRCGQDLIEGAGYDPDDVRDWARWFTASYRGVHVHHLTYRSKGGSDHPSNLELIHTLCHRQLHAGDRRKDLNSGQKPA from the coding sequence GTGCTCGACACTGGCGTGGGCCCCTCGATGAACGGAACCGAGGGCGACGCCGAATTCTGGCACAGCATCGACTGGCGCCAGGAAGAGGAGTCCGTAAAGCGACTCCGTCAGCGAATCTACAGGGCCGCTCGTGCAGGAAACCTGAAGCAGGTGCGCAACCTGCAAAAGCTCATGCTGAGGTCCAGGGCCAACACACTGACGAGTGTCAGGCGGGTCACCCAGCAGAGCACCGGAAAGAAGACGGCGGGGATCGACGGGGTAACGGCCCTCGATCCCGAGAAGCGGGGAAGGCTGGCACGGCAGGTCATCGCCGTAGCGGAGATCCCCGCCACACCCGTCAAGCGTGTGCACATCCCGAAGGCGAACGGCAGGACGAGACCGCTCGGCATCCCGGTGATCCGGGACAGGGTCCACCAGGCACGGGTCAAGAACGCTCTTGAGCCGGAATGGGAGGCCCGGTTCGAGGGGCGGAGCTACGGCTTCCGCCCTGGACGGAACTGCCAGGACGCGATCGAGTCGATCTTCAAGGTCATCGCCAAGAAGGACTGCCGCAGGCCGTGGGTTCTCGACGCGGATCTGTCGGCGGCCTTCGACCGCATCAGCCACCAGCACCTGATGGACTCGCTCGGTCTCTTCCCGGGGCGCGAGCAGGTCCGGGGGTGGCTGCGGGCCGGTGTGATGGAGCAGGGCACGTTCGCCCACACAGTGGAGGGCACCCCGCAAGGCGGGGTCATCAGCCCCCTGCTGCTGAACGTGGCCCTGCACGGGATGGGCGACGCCATCGGCGCGAACCTCCCCACCGGAGGGAAGCACATGGCGTCGCCGGCTCTTGTCCGGTACGCGGACGACTTCGTGGTGCTGTGCGGCACGAAGGAGGAAGCGGAGGATCGCAGGGGTGAACTCGCGGAATGGCTGGCACCCAGAGGGCTTTCCTTCAACGAGGAGAAGACGCGCGTCGTCCACCTCGACGAAGGATTCGACTTCCTGGGGTTCAACGTCCGTAAGTACAACGATAAGGCGATCATCAAGCCAAGCAAGGACGCGGTACAGCGGGCCAGGAAGAGGATCAAGGAGACCATCCGCAGGCATCGGGGTCAACCGGCTGAAAATCTGGTCGATAAACTGAACCCGTACGTCCGGGGCTGGTCAACCTACTACCGGCACGTTATCTCGAAAGAAACCTTCGGGAATCTCGACACCTATACCTATTGGGCCTTGAGGCGATGGGCGCTGTACTGCCATCCGAACAAGACCGGCCGATGGATTCGGGAAAGGTACTGGGGTCAGCATCGGAAGGGGAGGAACGACAGGTGGGTGTTCGGCAATTCCGACAGACACCTGACGAAATTCTCCTGGACGCCGATCGTCCGACACATCGCGGTCAAGGGGGATTCGTCCCGCGACGACCCGGCGTTGGAGGACTACTGGAGGAACCGGGCCCGGAAGCGAATGCCCAGCGTGGAATCCAAACGGATTCTGGCGATGGCAGACCGGCAGAAGGGACTGTGTCCCAGGTGCGGACAGGACCTGATCGAGGGCGCGGGGTACGACCCCGATGACGTCCGGGATTGGGCGAGGTGGTTCACCGCCTCGTATCGGGGAGTGCACGTGCACCACCTGACCTACCGCAGTAAAGGTGGCAGCGACCACCCGAGCAATCTGGAGCTGATTCACACGCTGTGCCACCGGCAACTCCATGCCGGCGACCGGAGAAAGGACCTGAACAGTGGCCAAAAGCCCGCTTGA